In a genomic window of Bacteroidota bacterium:
- a CDS encoding AMP-binding protein produces the protein MAEKNYIYFYPGHQKIYFDDITDIDTVENDITELAARWLNGEEYFEFKTSGSTGTAKNIILTREQIIASINHTASVIDYIPNQNCLLCLSPLQIGGAMVLLRALHLGLNVYICLPQVASILYFLNQDYDIHHASFVSLQMEKIIAAGFRNRLESINYIFVGGGAIGKKLEEVLYTFTNKVYQTYGMTETCSNIALRRLSRGNTGEYYTVFNGIDIETDERDCLKIKGDISNNIWLQSNDIVELKSNNLLKFLGRADFIINSGGIKINPELVEQKLAEQLPNRNYIISSKPDDTLGEKLVLIIEGEEKINIDFESFAPFEKPKEVLYIIEFPRTDSGKVDRMKLRNI, from the coding sequence ATACTTTGATGATATAACGGATATTGATACTGTTGAGAATGATATAACAGAATTAGCCGCACGTTGGCTTAATGGCGAAGAATATTTTGAATTTAAAACATCAGGTTCCACAGGTACTGCAAAAAATATTATACTAACGCGTGAGCAAATTATTGCCTCTATTAATCATACCGCATCGGTTATTGATTATATACCTAATCAAAATTGTTTGCTGTGCCTAAGTCCGCTGCAAATAGGCGGAGCGATGGTATTGCTGCGTGCATTGCACTTAGGTTTGAATGTATATATATGCCTGCCGCAAGTGGCAAGTATTCTCTATTTTTTAAATCAAGATTATGATATTCATCATGCTTCATTTGTATCATTGCAAATGGAAAAAATTATTGCTGCCGGGTTTCGTAATAGACTTGAAAGTATAAATTATATTTTTGTGGGTGGTGGGGCAATTGGCAAAAAGTTAGAAGAAGTATTATATACATTTACAAACAAAGTGTACCAAACTTATGGCATGACTGAGACTTGTTCAAACATAGCTTTACGAAGATTGAGCCGAGGGAATACTGGAGAATATTATACAGTTTTTAATGGAATTGATATAGAAACAGACGAACGAGATTGTTTGAAAATAAAGGGTGATATAAGTAATAATATTTGGCTACAATCAAATGATATAGTAGAATTAAAAAGCAATAATCTGCTCAAATTTTTGGGCCGTGCTGATTTTATTATTAACAGTGGCGGAATTAAAATAAATCCAGAATTAGTAGAACAAAAACTCGCCGAACAATTGCCCAATCGTAATTATATCATATCGTCCAAACCTGATGATACACTAGGGGAGAAGTTAGTATTAATAATAGAAGGTGAGGAGAAAATCAATATAGATTTTGAATCGTTTGCTCCTTTTGAAAAACCAAAAGAAGTATTGTATATAATAGAATTTCCAAGAACTGATAGCGGGAAAGTGGATAGGATGAAGTTGAGAAATATATAG
- a CDS encoding DUF2809 domain-containing protein, protein MKRSTYIFIALITLVIGLASRKFGNYLPDFLQKYLGDAIWAMMIYWCFRFALYNKSLFYSAISAWVLSVLIEFLELYKAPWIKSIRATAIGGLILGYDFAWSDILCYTVGIALGFCSDKLLSGVQKRRNT, encoded by the coding sequence ATGAAAAGAAGCACTTACATATTTATCGCATTAATCACTTTAGTAATTGGATTAGCCTCCAGAAAATTCGGCAATTACCTACCCGATTTTTTGCAGAAGTATTTAGGCGATGCTATTTGGGCAATGATGATTTACTGGTGCTTTAGATTTGCATTATATAATAAATCTTTATTTTATTCCGCAATATCTGCGTGGGTATTATCTGTTCTCATTGAGTTCTTAGAATTATATAAAGCACCTTGGATAAAATCCATTCGAGCAACAGCAATAGGCGGCTTGATACTCGGTTATGATTTTGCGTGGAGCGATATACTTTGTTATACAGTTGGGATTGCTCTTGGCTTTTGTTCCGATAAATTGTTGTCAGGTGTTCAGAAGCGTCGGAACACCTGA